The following proteins are co-located in the Sandaracinaceae bacterium genome:
- a CDS encoding TRAP transporter large permease, producing the protein MDLWIIVFLVGLALLGAPLFAIFGAAAMLLFAEMPNTPITGATNDVFSEKFANSPLLVTIPLFTFAGYLMAESGTPQRLVKMSRAWLGWLPGGLAIVCLMASAFFTTFTGGSGITIVAIGGLLYPALIADRYPERFSLGLVTSGGSLGLLFPPSLPIIIYGVVAGVQIEYLFMAGIIPGVVTLVAIGVYAFYMGVSTKMPRTPFVMDDAMKALWETKWEVLLPIALLGGIMTGTLRIHEAAAFTALYVLVIEVWVYKDVSFRGDLPRIIRESMTLVGAILIILATAVGFTSFLIQARVPFLILDAMSAFIDSKLAFLLLLNVFLIVVGMLMDIFSAIVVVVPLIVPIATRFGVDPVHLGIVFLLNLEIGYMTPPVGLNLFISSFRFEKPVTSLYRAVLPFIGLLLVALAITTYGESLSMWLPTRMGYEPTASMHAPSADPSPTGPGETTADPDGLEGDAPLDLDDLEGDEPLNLDDLEGEDGALNLDDLEAEDEGGPLSLDDLEEELGDESGPAEDEAP; encoded by the coding sequence ATGGACCTCTGGATCATCGTGTTCCTGGTCGGCCTCGCGCTCTTGGGGGCCCCCCTCTTCGCCATCTTCGGCGCGGCCGCCATGCTGCTCTTCGCGGAGATGCCCAATACACCCATCACGGGCGCCACCAACGACGTCTTCAGCGAGAAGTTCGCCAACTCGCCGCTCTTGGTGACCATCCCGCTGTTCACGTTCGCGGGCTACCTCATGGCGGAGTCTGGCACGCCCCAGCGCCTCGTGAAGATGTCCCGGGCTTGGCTGGGGTGGCTCCCCGGGGGCCTCGCCATCGTGTGTCTGATGGCGTCGGCGTTCTTCACCACCTTCACGGGTGGAAGCGGCATCACGATCGTGGCCATCGGGGGCCTCCTGTACCCCGCGCTCATCGCGGACCGCTACCCGGAGCGCTTCTCGCTCGGGCTCGTCACCTCGGGTGGCTCCCTGGGCCTGCTCTTCCCACCCAGCTTGCCGATCATCATCTACGGCGTCGTCGCCGGCGTGCAGATCGAATACCTCTTCATGGCGGGCATCATCCCCGGCGTCGTCACGCTCGTGGCCATCGGCGTCTACGCGTTCTACATGGGCGTCTCCACCAAGATGCCGCGCACGCCGTTCGTCATGGACGACGCGATGAAGGCGCTGTGGGAGACCAAGTGGGAGGTCCTGCTCCCCATCGCGCTGCTCGGCGGCATCATGACGGGCACGCTGCGCATCCATGAGGCCGCCGCGTTCACCGCCCTGTACGTGCTCGTCATCGAGGTCTGGGTCTACAAGGACGTGTCGTTCCGTGGGGACCTGCCGCGCATCATCCGCGAGTCCATGACCCTCGTGGGCGCCATCTTGATCATCCTCGCCACAGCGGTCGGCTTCACCTCGTTCCTGATCCAGGCCCGCGTGCCGTTCCTGATCCTCGACGCGATGAGCGCTTTCATCGACAGCAAGCTGGCGTTCCTCTTGCTGCTCAACGTGTTCCTGATCGTCGTAGGCATGCTCATGGACATCTTCAGCGCCATCGTCGTGGTGGTTCCGTTGATCGTGCCCATCGCGACACGCTTCGGGGTGGACCCGGTGCATCTCGGGATCGTCTTCCTGCTCAACCTCGAGATCGGGTACATGACCCCGCCGGTCGGCCTCAACCTGTTCATCTCGAGCTTCCGCTTCGAGAAGCCGGTCACGTCGCTCTACCGCGCCGTGCTGCCCTTCATCGGGTTGCTGCTGGTCGCCCTCGCCATCACGACCTACGGGGAGTCGCTCTCCATGTGGCTCCCGACGCGCATGGGCTACGAGCCCACGGCCAGCATGCACGCACCCTCGGCCGACCCGTCGCCCACGGGACCTGGGGAGACCACCGCCGATCCAGACGGACTCGAGGGTGACGCCCCGCTCGACCTGGACGACCTCGAGGGCGACGAGCCCCTCAATCTCGACGACCTCGAGGGAGAGGATGGCGCGCTGAACCTGGATGATCTCGAGGCCGAGGACGAGGGTGGCCCGCTGAGCCTCGACGACCTGGAGGAAGAGCTGGGCGACGAGAGTGGCCCAGCAGAGGACGAGGCGCCGTGA